A stretch of the Lactuca sativa cultivar Salinas chromosome 9, Lsat_Salinas_v11, whole genome shotgun sequence genome encodes the following:
- the LOC111903880 gene encoding putative lysine-specific demethylase JMJ16 isoform X2 has protein sequence MHPLKEESLNIPSIPPGFESFTPFRIDDNTPASTIGSALQTAKKEQEIVHHEDKKVKRSLRRKPGINYANFDCSSGDESNSKTFNHIHIDQTSRSRGVTRGCEKGSNCQKVTAKWHPEEARVPNLSEAPVFYPNEKEFENTLEYIASIRDKAEVYGICRIVPPSSWKPPCPLKEKTVWETSMFSTRIQRVDKLQNRDSLKKSFKPNHHKKKRRRRSTKVGVDQDHETRGSLSPMAYDFGFEPGPSFTLDGFKKYADDFKTQYFRKNVDESHTKRSCEPSIENIEGEYWRVVEKPTEDVEVLYGADLETGTFGSGFPNMPSQVEGVDEKYLKSGWNLNNFPKLPGSVLSYETSDISGVLVPWLYIGMCFSSFCWHVEDHHLYSINYMHWGDPKIWYGVPGQDAIKLEEAMRKHLPDLFAQQPDLLHKLVTQLSPSILKSEGVPVYRCIQNPGEFVLTFPRSYHSGFNCGFNCAEAVNVAPFDWLLHGHNAIELYREQGRKTSISHDKLLLGAARDAVKAQWEMNLLRNNTPDNLKWKDVCGKDGILLKALKERLEMERVMRDYLCKTGQKALKMEATFDATNERECSVCYFDLHLSAAGCHHCSPNKYSCLNHAKEFCGCSLNSKFFLFRYDMSDLGILVEALEGKLSAIYRWAKLDLGLILTNHVPKDLGMIKSPSKEPLVVKNSDDVIILSDDEGENSIKKDESCKSDTLQSVGDITRGSHQETVSSQNNLERCNRRKGPCIAKVVRRLNCNVELLEFGIVQSGKLWCDNCAIYPKGFRSRVKHINILDPTNTCYYISEILDAGWDRPIFMVSLENCVSEVFIHLSAVKCWDMVRERINQEILKLHKLGRLKLPPLQPSGSLDGMEMFGFSSPFILQGIQSKDRHRMCKEYWESRPFHTQSHDDISGNSSVNIEDQSNSGDDTIVSGLFKKANLEELNVFMSVLTKDDSNQNRVMRLLNEEIVKRLRRIKKGS, from the exons AT GCATCCCCTCAAAGAAGAGAGCCTCAACATTCCATCAATTCCACCTGGTTTCGAGTCTTTTACACCTTTTAGAATAGACGATAATACCCCCGCATCCACAATTGGTTCTGCATTACAAACAGCAAAAAAAGAACAAGAAATCGTGCACCATGAGGATAAAAAAGTAAAAAGGTCTCTTAGGCGTAAACCAGGGATAAACTATGCTAATTTTGATTGCTCTTCAGGAGACGAGTCTAATTCCAAGACATTCAATCACATTCACATT GATCAAACTTCAAGATCTCGTGGGGTTACACGTGGGTGTGAAAAGGGTAGCAATTGCCAAAAG GTCACTGCAAAATGGCATCCGGAAGAAGCTCGGGTGCCTAATCTTTCAGAGGCTCCTGTTTTTTATCCGAATGAAAAG GAGTTTGAGAATACTTTAGAATACATTGCAAGCATCCGTGATAAAGCAGAAGTATATGGCATATGTCGAATAGTACCACCTTCATCATGGAAACCTCCATGCCCTCTCAAGGAAAAAACCGTGTGGGAAACTTCCATGTTTTCCACTCGTATTCAAAGGGTTGACAAACTTCAAAATCGGGATTCCTTGAAAAAATctttcaaaccaaatcatcacaAAAAGAAAAGAAGGCGAAGAAGCACGAAAGTTGGGGTTGATCAAGATCATGAGACACGTGGTTCTTTGAGTCCAATGGCTTATGATTTTGGGTTCGAACCTGGTCCAAGTTTCACTCTTGATGGATTCAAGAAATATGCGGATGATTTCAAAACACAatattttagaaaaaatgtgGATGAATCCCATACTAAAAGATCATGTGAACCCTCTATTGAAAACATTGAGGGTGAATATTGGCGTGTGGTAGAGAAGCCTACCGAAGATGTCGAG GTGCTTTATGGAGCTGATTTAGAAACGGGAACATTTGGTAGTGGTTTTCCCAATATGCCCTCACAAGTTGAAGGTGTGGATGAAAAGTATTTAAAATCCGGTTGGAACTTGAATAACTTCCCAAAGCTTCCAGGTTCAGTGCTCTCATATGAAACTAGTGATATATCGGGTGTTTTGGTTCCATGGTTGTATATAGGAATGTGCTTCTCATCTTTTTGTTGG CATGTTGAAGATCAtcatttatattcaataaatTACATGCATTGGGGGGATCCAAAAATATGGTATGGTGTTCCAGGACAAGATGCCATTAAATTAGAGGAAGCTATGAGAAAGCATTTACCCGATCTTTTTGCACAACAACCAGATTTGCTTCATAAACTT GTGACTCAACTTTCTCCATCAATACTAAAATCTGAGGGGGTGCCTGTGTATCGATGCATTCAAAATCCTGGAGAATTTGTGTTGACTTTTCCTCGATCATATCATTCGGGATTCAACTGTGGTTTTAATTGTGCTGAGGCTGTGAATGTGGCTCCTTTTGATTGGTTGCTTCATGGGCATAATGCAATTGAACTTTATCGTGAACAGGGGAGAAAAACGTCAATTTCTCATGATAAACTCTTGCTTGGAGCTGCAAGAGATGCTGTAAAAGCTCAATGGGAAATGAATTTGCTTCGAAATAATACACCTGATAACCTAAAATGGAAAGATGTTTGTGGGAAAGATGGGATCCTATTGAAAGCACTCAAG GAACGTTTGGAAATGGAACGTGTGATGAGAGATTATCTTTGCAAAACTGGTCAAAAAGCGTTAAAAATGGAAGCCACTTTTGATGCCACAAATGAGAGAGAATGCAgtgtttgttattttgatttgcaTCTTTCAGCTGCAGGGTGTCACCATTGTTCACCTAACAAGTATTCTTGCTTGAATCATGCAAAAGAATTTTGTGGGTGTTCATTGAACTCAAAGTTTTTCCTTTTCCGTTATGACATGAGTGATTTAGGGATTCTTGTTGAAGCTTTAGAAGGCAAATTAAGTGCAATTTATAGATGGGCAAAACTTGATCTTGGACTCATATTAACAAACCATGTCCCTAAAGATTTGGGTATGATAAAGTCACCATCCAAAGAGCCTTTGGTTGTGAAAAATAGTGATGATGTTATTATTCTTAGTGATGATGAGGGTGAAAATTCCATCAAAAAAGACGAATCTTGCAAAAGTGATACACTACAAAGTGTGGGTGACATCACTCGTGGGTCCCACCAAGAAACAGTTTCCTCTCAAAACAATCTTGAGAGATGCAATAGACGTAAAGGTCCTTGTATTGCTAAGGTTGTTAGAAGGTTAAATTGCAATGTTGAGCTTCTTGAATTTGGAATTGTGCAATCGGGAAAGTTATGGTGTGATAATTGTGCCATTTATCCTAAAG GATTCcggagtagggttaagcatataAATATTCTTGATCCAACAAATACATGCTACTACATTTCAGAAATCTTGGATGCAGGATGGGATAGACCTATATTTATG GTTTCTTTGGAGAATTGTGTAAGTGAAGTGTTTATCCATTTATCAGCTGTGAAATGTTGGGATATGGTGAGGGAGAGAATTAATCAAGAAATCTTGAAGCTTCATAAGTTGGGAAGattaaagcttccacctttacaACCTTCCGGAAGTCTTGATGGCATGGAAATGTTCGGTTTCTCCTCCCCTTTCATCTTACAG GGGATCCAGTCAAAGGATAGGCATCGGATGTGTAAAGAATACTGGGAATCAAGGCCTTTTCACACTCAATCCCATGATGATATATCTGGGAATTCATCTGTAAATATTGAAGATCAAAGTAACTCAGGAGATGATACCATTGTTTCGGGTTTGTTCAAGAAAGCAAATTTAGAGGAATTAAACGTGTTCATGAGTGTTTTGACTAaggatgattcaaatcaaaatagGGTTATGAGACTTCTCAATGAAGAGATTGTGAAACGACTGAGACGAATAAAAAAAGGCTCATGA
- the LOC111903880 gene encoding putative lysine-specific demethylase JMJ16 isoform X1 — protein MGTQLIRHPLKEESLNIPSIPPGFESFTPFRIDDNTPASTIGSALQTAKKEQEIVHHEDKKVKRSLRRKPGINYANFDCSSGDESNSKTFNHIHIDQTSRSRGVTRGCEKGSNCQKVTAKWHPEEARVPNLSEAPVFYPNEKEFENTLEYIASIRDKAEVYGICRIVPPSSWKPPCPLKEKTVWETSMFSTRIQRVDKLQNRDSLKKSFKPNHHKKKRRRRSTKVGVDQDHETRGSLSPMAYDFGFEPGPSFTLDGFKKYADDFKTQYFRKNVDESHTKRSCEPSIENIEGEYWRVVEKPTEDVEVLYGADLETGTFGSGFPNMPSQVEGVDEKYLKSGWNLNNFPKLPGSVLSYETSDISGVLVPWLYIGMCFSSFCWHVEDHHLYSINYMHWGDPKIWYGVPGQDAIKLEEAMRKHLPDLFAQQPDLLHKLVTQLSPSILKSEGVPVYRCIQNPGEFVLTFPRSYHSGFNCGFNCAEAVNVAPFDWLLHGHNAIELYREQGRKTSISHDKLLLGAARDAVKAQWEMNLLRNNTPDNLKWKDVCGKDGILLKALKERLEMERVMRDYLCKTGQKALKMEATFDATNERECSVCYFDLHLSAAGCHHCSPNKYSCLNHAKEFCGCSLNSKFFLFRYDMSDLGILVEALEGKLSAIYRWAKLDLGLILTNHVPKDLGMIKSPSKEPLVVKNSDDVIILSDDEGENSIKKDESCKSDTLQSVGDITRGSHQETVSSQNNLERCNRRKGPCIAKVVRRLNCNVELLEFGIVQSGKLWCDNCAIYPKGFRSRVKHINILDPTNTCYYISEILDAGWDRPIFMVSLENCVSEVFIHLSAVKCWDMVRERINQEILKLHKLGRLKLPPLQPSGSLDGMEMFGFSSPFILQGIQSKDRHRMCKEYWESRPFHTQSHDDISGNSSVNIEDQSNSGDDTIVSGLFKKANLEELNVFMSVLTKDDSNQNRVMRLLNEEIVKRLRRIKKGS, from the exons ATGGGGACACAACTCATTAGGCATCCCCTCAAAGAAGAGAGCCTCAACATTCCATCAATTCCACCTGGTTTCGAGTCTTTTACACCTTTTAGAATAGACGATAATACCCCCGCATCCACAATTGGTTCTGCATTACAAACAGCAAAAAAAGAACAAGAAATCGTGCACCATGAGGATAAAAAAGTAAAAAGGTCTCTTAGGCGTAAACCAGGGATAAACTATGCTAATTTTGATTGCTCTTCAGGAGACGAGTCTAATTCCAAGACATTCAATCACATTCACATT GATCAAACTTCAAGATCTCGTGGGGTTACACGTGGGTGTGAAAAGGGTAGCAATTGCCAAAAG GTCACTGCAAAATGGCATCCGGAAGAAGCTCGGGTGCCTAATCTTTCAGAGGCTCCTGTTTTTTATCCGAATGAAAAG GAGTTTGAGAATACTTTAGAATACATTGCAAGCATCCGTGATAAAGCAGAAGTATATGGCATATGTCGAATAGTACCACCTTCATCATGGAAACCTCCATGCCCTCTCAAGGAAAAAACCGTGTGGGAAACTTCCATGTTTTCCACTCGTATTCAAAGGGTTGACAAACTTCAAAATCGGGATTCCTTGAAAAAATctttcaaaccaaatcatcacaAAAAGAAAAGAAGGCGAAGAAGCACGAAAGTTGGGGTTGATCAAGATCATGAGACACGTGGTTCTTTGAGTCCAATGGCTTATGATTTTGGGTTCGAACCTGGTCCAAGTTTCACTCTTGATGGATTCAAGAAATATGCGGATGATTTCAAAACACAatattttagaaaaaatgtgGATGAATCCCATACTAAAAGATCATGTGAACCCTCTATTGAAAACATTGAGGGTGAATATTGGCGTGTGGTAGAGAAGCCTACCGAAGATGTCGAG GTGCTTTATGGAGCTGATTTAGAAACGGGAACATTTGGTAGTGGTTTTCCCAATATGCCCTCACAAGTTGAAGGTGTGGATGAAAAGTATTTAAAATCCGGTTGGAACTTGAATAACTTCCCAAAGCTTCCAGGTTCAGTGCTCTCATATGAAACTAGTGATATATCGGGTGTTTTGGTTCCATGGTTGTATATAGGAATGTGCTTCTCATCTTTTTGTTGG CATGTTGAAGATCAtcatttatattcaataaatTACATGCATTGGGGGGATCCAAAAATATGGTATGGTGTTCCAGGACAAGATGCCATTAAATTAGAGGAAGCTATGAGAAAGCATTTACCCGATCTTTTTGCACAACAACCAGATTTGCTTCATAAACTT GTGACTCAACTTTCTCCATCAATACTAAAATCTGAGGGGGTGCCTGTGTATCGATGCATTCAAAATCCTGGAGAATTTGTGTTGACTTTTCCTCGATCATATCATTCGGGATTCAACTGTGGTTTTAATTGTGCTGAGGCTGTGAATGTGGCTCCTTTTGATTGGTTGCTTCATGGGCATAATGCAATTGAACTTTATCGTGAACAGGGGAGAAAAACGTCAATTTCTCATGATAAACTCTTGCTTGGAGCTGCAAGAGATGCTGTAAAAGCTCAATGGGAAATGAATTTGCTTCGAAATAATACACCTGATAACCTAAAATGGAAAGATGTTTGTGGGAAAGATGGGATCCTATTGAAAGCACTCAAG GAACGTTTGGAAATGGAACGTGTGATGAGAGATTATCTTTGCAAAACTGGTCAAAAAGCGTTAAAAATGGAAGCCACTTTTGATGCCACAAATGAGAGAGAATGCAgtgtttgttattttgatttgcaTCTTTCAGCTGCAGGGTGTCACCATTGTTCACCTAACAAGTATTCTTGCTTGAATCATGCAAAAGAATTTTGTGGGTGTTCATTGAACTCAAAGTTTTTCCTTTTCCGTTATGACATGAGTGATTTAGGGATTCTTGTTGAAGCTTTAGAAGGCAAATTAAGTGCAATTTATAGATGGGCAAAACTTGATCTTGGACTCATATTAACAAACCATGTCCCTAAAGATTTGGGTATGATAAAGTCACCATCCAAAGAGCCTTTGGTTGTGAAAAATAGTGATGATGTTATTATTCTTAGTGATGATGAGGGTGAAAATTCCATCAAAAAAGACGAATCTTGCAAAAGTGATACACTACAAAGTGTGGGTGACATCACTCGTGGGTCCCACCAAGAAACAGTTTCCTCTCAAAACAATCTTGAGAGATGCAATAGACGTAAAGGTCCTTGTATTGCTAAGGTTGTTAGAAGGTTAAATTGCAATGTTGAGCTTCTTGAATTTGGAATTGTGCAATCGGGAAAGTTATGGTGTGATAATTGTGCCATTTATCCTAAAG GATTCcggagtagggttaagcatataAATATTCTTGATCCAACAAATACATGCTACTACATTTCAGAAATCTTGGATGCAGGATGGGATAGACCTATATTTATG GTTTCTTTGGAGAATTGTGTAAGTGAAGTGTTTATCCATTTATCAGCTGTGAAATGTTGGGATATGGTGAGGGAGAGAATTAATCAAGAAATCTTGAAGCTTCATAAGTTGGGAAGattaaagcttccacctttacaACCTTCCGGAAGTCTTGATGGCATGGAAATGTTCGGTTTCTCCTCCCCTTTCATCTTACAG GGGATCCAGTCAAAGGATAGGCATCGGATGTGTAAAGAATACTGGGAATCAAGGCCTTTTCACACTCAATCCCATGATGATATATCTGGGAATTCATCTGTAAATATTGAAGATCAAAGTAACTCAGGAGATGATACCATTGTTTCGGGTTTGTTCAAGAAAGCAAATTTAGAGGAATTAAACGTGTTCATGAGTGTTTTGACTAaggatgattcaaatcaaaatagGGTTATGAGACTTCTCAATGAAGAGATTGTGAAACGACTGAGACGAATAAAAAAAGGCTCATGA